A genomic window from Streptomyces sp. HUAS YS2 includes:
- a CDS encoding AAA family ATPase: MDSGARGALAPAELAWLRGVDAYTMGAYPQAEEEFRAAVRTDPGMADAWLGLHALRVDTTTALLRMYRNRDRFGEQRTRHRRTLNSWYWLGWWVQPVLESPRDLLLAHASHWLDGRHVPELDRALAGLPPVDTDPQVRFLHACRAYLVKDWDQLVRHTEPLVNDALLGIEAGLFGGMARVRLEMYAQAEPLLSAALMRCRSEQPQRKELRYWLARAHEGTGRSAAALPLYRAVHRIDPAFMDTSARLAAIAEYDGFEGADDPAGYAAVALGGLGQDSVDADRCETEGALGEGLRLAGEPPQPAPGAVPPAPPPDGVREKAVVPAQQPGPPRFPAGTTDPALLAEALAELERMVGLEPVKRQVKALSAQLEMARLRAEQGLPVQPPKRHFVFSGPSGTGKTTVARILGRVFYALGLLGGDHLVEAQRADLVGEFLGQTAVKANELIDSAVGGVLFVDEAYSLSNSGYSKGDAYGDEALQVLLKRAEDNRDHLVVILAGYPEGMDRLLAANPGLSSRFTTRVDFPSYRPLELTAIGEVLAAANGDGWDEESLDELRSISGHVVDQSWIDELGNGRFLRTLYEKSCAYRDLRLSGYPGTPTREDLATLRLPDLMQAYGEVLSGRGPSDRDPQDPPGT; encoded by the coding sequence ATGGACAGTGGCGCGCGCGGCGCGCTCGCCCCGGCCGAGCTCGCCTGGCTGCGCGGCGTCGACGCGTACACCATGGGCGCGTACCCGCAGGCCGAGGAGGAGTTCCGGGCCGCGGTGCGGACCGACCCCGGCATGGCGGACGCCTGGCTGGGACTGCACGCGCTGCGCGTCGACACCACCACCGCGCTGCTGCGGATGTACCGCAACCGGGACCGGTTCGGCGAGCAGCGGACCCGGCACCGCCGCACCCTGAACTCCTGGTACTGGCTGGGCTGGTGGGTCCAGCCGGTCCTGGAGAGCCCCCGCGACCTGCTCCTCGCGCACGCCTCGCACTGGCTGGACGGCCGGCACGTGCCCGAGCTGGACCGGGCGCTCGCCGGACTGCCGCCGGTGGACACCGATCCGCAGGTCCGCTTCCTGCACGCCTGCCGCGCCTATCTGGTGAAGGACTGGGACCAGTTGGTCCGGCACACCGAGCCGCTGGTGAACGACGCGCTGCTCGGGATCGAGGCGGGACTCTTCGGCGGCATGGCCCGGGTCCGCCTGGAGATGTACGCGCAGGCCGAGCCGCTGCTGTCCGCCGCGCTGATGCGCTGCCGCAGCGAGCAGCCGCAGCGCAAGGAGCTGCGGTACTGGCTCGCCCGGGCGCACGAGGGCACCGGCCGCAGCGCCGCCGCGCTCCCGCTGTACCGGGCGGTGCACCGGATCGACCCGGCGTTCATGGACACCTCGGCCCGGCTCGCCGCGATCGCGGAGTACGACGGCTTCGAGGGCGCCGACGACCCGGCGGGGTACGCGGCGGTGGCGCTCGGCGGTCTCGGCCAGGACAGCGTGGACGCCGACCGGTGCGAGACCGAGGGTGCCCTCGGAGAGGGGCTCCGGCTGGCCGGCGAGCCGCCGCAGCCGGCGCCCGGGGCGGTGCCGCCGGCCCCGCCGCCGGACGGCGTGCGGGAGAAGGCGGTCGTCCCGGCACAGCAGCCCGGGCCGCCGCGCTTCCCGGCCGGCACCACGGACCCGGCCCTGCTCGCCGAGGCCCTCGCCGAGCTGGAGCGGATGGTCGGCCTGGAGCCGGTGAAACGGCAGGTCAAGGCGTTGTCGGCGCAGCTGGAGATGGCGCGGCTGCGGGCCGAGCAGGGTCTTCCCGTACAGCCACCGAAGCGGCACTTCGTCTTCTCCGGCCCGTCCGGCACCGGGAAGACCACCGTGGCGCGGATCCTCGGCCGGGTCTTCTACGCCCTGGGACTGCTCGGCGGCGATCACCTCGTGGAGGCCCAACGGGCCGATCTGGTGGGAGAGTTCCTCGGTCAGACGGCGGTGAAGGCCAATGAGCTGATCGACTCGGCGGTGGGCGGGGTGCTCTTCGTCGACGAGGCGTACTCGCTCTCCAACTCCGGCTACAGCAAGGGCGACGCGTACGGCGACGAGGCCCTTCAGGTGCTGCTGAAGCGGGCCGAGGACAACCGCGACCACCTGGTGGTGATCCTGGCCGGCTATCCCGAGGGCATGGACCGGCTGCTGGCCGCCAACCCCGGCCTCTCGTCCCGGTTCACGACCCGGGTGGACTTCCCCTCGTACCGGCCGCTCGAACTCACCGCGATCGGCGAGGTGCTGGCCGCGGCGAACGGGGACGGCTGGGACGAGGAGTCGCTGGACGAGCTGCGCTCGATCAGCGGCCACGTGGTCGACCAGAGCTGGATCGACGAGCTCGGGAACGGCCGCTTCCTGCGGACCCTGTACGAGAAGTCCTGCGCGTACCGGGACCTGCGGCTCTCCGGCTATCCCGGCACTCCCACGCGCGAGGACCTGGCCACCCTGCGGCTGCCGGACCTGATGCAGGCGTACGGCGAGGTCCTGTCGGGTCGCGGCCCGTCGGACCGCGACCCCCAGGACCCGCCGGGCACCTGA
- a CDS encoding uridine kinase family protein, which produces MDLLAHAAALRALPPSCGPVRLVAVDGHAGSGKSTFAARLAEALGSAPVLHLDDLASHEDLFSWTDRMLAEVIAPLSRGETAHYHPYDWNLRTFGPPRPLPAAPVVLVEGVGSGRRALRPHLARLLWMEREPEASWIRGRHRDGPAQSTFWDGWTVAETRHFATDPSRPFADALVHERPEGYEWLPGPSEAPGPNQIFTYRDHIGRAY; this is translated from the coding sequence ATGGACCTGCTCGCCCACGCCGCCGCCCTGCGCGCCCTGCCGCCGTCCTGCGGCCCCGTCAGGCTCGTCGCGGTGGACGGCCACGCCGGCTCGGGGAAGTCCACCTTCGCCGCGCGGCTCGCCGAGGCGCTCGGCTCCGCACCGGTCCTGCACCTCGACGACCTGGCCAGCCACGAGGACCTGTTCTCCTGGACGGACCGGATGCTCGCCGAGGTGATCGCCCCGCTGTCCCGGGGCGAGACCGCGCACTACCACCCGTACGACTGGAATCTGCGCACCTTCGGGCCGCCCCGCCCGCTGCCCGCCGCCCCCGTGGTCCTCGTCGAGGGCGTGGGGTCCGGACGCCGGGCACTGCGCCCGCATCTGGCGCGGCTGCTGTGGATGGAGCGGGAGCCCGAGGCGTCCTGGATCCGGGGCCGGCACCGGGACGGACCGGCCCAGTCCACCTTCTGGGACGGCTGGACGGTGGCGGAGACACGCCACTTCGCGACGGACCCTTCGCGTCCGTTCGCGGACGCGCTGGTGCACGAGCGTCCGGAGGGGTACGAGTGGCTCCCGGGGCCCTCTGAGGCGCCAGGCCCGAACCAGATTTTCACGTACCGTGACCACATCGGACGGGCGTACTGA
- a CDS encoding peptidase C39 family protein, with amino-acid sequence MTSSTPRRTVLTAALAAAAGAAAAAPAASAADRDAPSAVAEPSAGRHTPEPGLVDNSGWTTYTDWRSGDAAGVRAVAGRRPGLVIDTPNGRTDYTDPHTGTTSTWEYAAWTSPVHVSTVPATEVIASWNADTPAGTWLQVELTGRYSDGTATPWFVLGRWASGDGDIRRTSLDDQTDGRSTIWTDTLAVDDASSGLRLLSYRLRLTLYRTPGSGLTPTVWRLGAMASDIPDRFTVPASEPGPARELAVPRYSQNTHVGQYPEYDNGGEAWCSPTSSQMIVEYWGRRPTADQLAWVNPSFADPQVCHAARYTYDHQYAGCGNWPFNAAYAASYDDMSAVVTRLRSLTDVETLIAAGIPVITSQSFRKEELTGAGYGTSGHLMTVIGFTADGDVVANDPASPSNEAVRRVYKRREWENIWLRTKRYNASGKVVSGTGGVCYVYFPAQPTPAQRKALAAVGIG; translated from the coding sequence ATGACCAGTTCCACTCCGCGCAGGACCGTGCTGACCGCCGCCCTCGCCGCGGCCGCCGGGGCGGCTGCCGCCGCGCCCGCGGCGAGCGCCGCCGACCGCGACGCGCCATCCGCCGTCGCCGAACCCTCCGCCGGCCGGCACACGCCCGAGCCCGGGCTCGTCGACAACAGCGGCTGGACCACCTACACCGACTGGCGCTCCGGCGACGCCGCCGGCGTCCGCGCCGTCGCCGGCCGACGCCCCGGCCTCGTGATCGACACGCCCAACGGGCGCACCGACTACACCGACCCGCACACCGGCACCACATCCACGTGGGAGTACGCCGCCTGGACCTCCCCGGTCCACGTCTCCACCGTCCCGGCCACCGAGGTCATCGCCTCCTGGAACGCGGACACCCCGGCCGGCACCTGGCTCCAGGTCGAGCTGACCGGCAGGTACTCGGACGGCACCGCGACCCCCTGGTTCGTCCTGGGCCGCTGGGCCTCCGGCGACGGCGACATCCGACGCACCTCGCTCGACGACCAGACGGACGGCAGGAGCACGATCTGGACCGACACCCTCGCCGTCGACGACGCGTCGAGCGGCCTGCGCCTGCTCTCGTACCGGCTGCGCCTCACGCTGTACCGCACCCCCGGCTCGGGCCTGACGCCCACGGTGTGGCGGCTCGGCGCGATGGCCTCCGACATTCCGGACCGCTTCACCGTCCCCGCCTCGGAGCCCGGTCCCGCCCGGGAGCTGGCTGTGCCGCGCTACTCCCAGAACACGCACGTCGGGCAGTACCCGGAGTACGACAACGGCGGCGAGGCGTGGTGCAGCCCCACCTCCTCGCAGATGATCGTCGAGTACTGGGGGCGCCGCCCCACCGCGGACCAGCTGGCCTGGGTGAATCCTTCCTTCGCCGACCCGCAGGTCTGTCACGCGGCCCGGTACACCTACGACCACCAGTACGCGGGCTGCGGCAACTGGCCCTTCAACGCCGCCTACGCCGCCTCGTACGACGACATGAGCGCGGTCGTGACGCGGCTGCGCTCGCTCACCGACGTGGAGACGCTGATCGCGGCGGGCATCCCGGTCATAACGTCACAGTCCTTCCGCAAGGAGGAGCTGACCGGCGCGGGCTACGGCACCTCCGGCCACCTGATGACCGTCATCGGCTTCACGGCCGACGGCGACGTCGTCGCGAACGACCCGGCCTCACCGAGCAACGAGGCGGTGCGCCGGGTCTACAAGCGCCGCGAGTGGGAGAACATCTGGCTGCGGACCAAGCGCTACAACGCGAGCGGGAAGGTGGTGTCCGGCACGGGCGGCGTCTGTTACGTGTACTTCCCGGCGCAGCCGACCCCCGCACAGCGCAAGGCACTGGCGGCCGTCGGCATCGGCTGA
- a CDS encoding SCO1431 family membrane protein, translated as MTATAHTAPRARARSRTGGPDDRGPKILEHVLGWTLVVLLAVLVTRAGLM; from the coding sequence ATGACCGCCACCGCCCACACCGCCCCCCGCGCCCGTGCCCGCTCCCGCACCGGCGGGCCGGACGACCGCGGCCCGAAGATCCTCGAGCACGTCCTGGGCTGGACCCTGGTCGTGCTCCTCGCCGTCCTCGTCACCCGCGCCGGCCTCATGTGA
- a CDS encoding acyl-CoA dehydrogenase family protein — protein sequence MSDRAPQQVERRLPTDEARDLLALVREIAQREIAPGAAEEEAAGHFPREVFTLLSGAGLLALPYESAFGGGDQPYEVYLQVLEELAAVRLTVGLGVSVHTLSCHALAHFGTPEQRSAHLPAMLGGGLLGAYCLSEPSSGSDAAALRTRAVRDGDGWVLTGTKAWITHGGIADFYTVLARTGAEGPKGITAFLVPGDAAGLSAAAPEKKMGMKGSPTAQLHFDGVRVPDARRIGEEGQGFTIALAALDSGRLGIAACAVGVAQAALDQAVAYATGRRQFGRPIADFQGLRFLLADMATRIEAGRALYLEAARLRDAGRPFAKQAAMAKLFCSDAAMQVTIDAVQVLGGYGYTADFPVERLMREAKVLQIVEGTNQIQRMVIARQVVGPESR from the coding sequence ATGTCCGACCGCGCCCCGCAGCAGGTGGAACGCCGGCTGCCCACCGACGAGGCGAGGGATCTGCTCGCCCTGGTCCGTGAGATCGCCCAGCGCGAGATCGCGCCCGGCGCGGCCGAGGAGGAGGCCGCCGGGCACTTCCCCCGCGAGGTCTTCACCCTGCTCTCCGGCGCCGGGCTGCTGGCGCTCCCGTACGAATCGGCCTTCGGCGGCGGCGACCAGCCGTACGAGGTCTACCTCCAGGTCCTCGAGGAGCTGGCCGCCGTCCGGCTCACCGTCGGCCTCGGCGTCAGCGTGCACACGCTGTCCTGCCACGCGCTCGCCCACTTCGGCACCCCGGAGCAGCGGTCCGCCCACCTGCCCGCGATGCTCGGCGGCGGGCTCCTCGGCGCGTACTGCCTGTCCGAGCCGTCCTCCGGCTCGGACGCGGCCGCGCTGCGCACCCGGGCGGTCCGGGACGGCGACGGCTGGGTGCTCACCGGGACCAAGGCGTGGATCACGCACGGCGGGATCGCCGACTTCTACACCGTGCTGGCCCGGACCGGCGCCGAGGGCCCCAAGGGCATCACCGCCTTCCTCGTACCCGGGGACGCCGCCGGACTGAGTGCCGCCGCGCCCGAGAAGAAGATGGGCATGAAGGGCTCGCCCACCGCCCAGCTCCATTTCGACGGGGTGCGGGTGCCCGACGCGCGCCGGATCGGCGAGGAGGGGCAGGGCTTCACCATCGCGCTCGCCGCGCTGGACTCCGGACGGCTCGGGATCGCCGCGTGCGCCGTCGGGGTGGCGCAGGCCGCGCTCGACCAGGCGGTCGCGTACGCGACCGGCCGCCGGCAGTTCGGGCGGCCGATCGCGGACTTCCAGGGGCTGCGCTTCCTGCTCGCGGACATGGCGACCCGGATCGAGGCCGGGCGCGCGCTGTACCTGGAGGCGGCCCGGCTGCGGGACGCCGGCCGGCCGTTCGCCAAGCAGGCCGCGATGGCCAAGCTGTTCTGCTCGGACGCGGCGATGCAGGTGACCATCGACGCCGTCCAGGTGCTCGGCGGCTACGGCTACACCGCGGACTTCCCGGTGGAGCGGCTGATGCGCGAGGCGAAGGTGCTGCAGATCGTCGAGGGCACCAACCAGATCCAGCGGATGGTCATCGCACGTCAGGTCGTGGGACCAGAGTCCCGCTGA